From the genome of Eucalyptus grandis isolate ANBG69807.140 chromosome 2, ASM1654582v1, whole genome shotgun sequence, one region includes:
- the LOC104432770 gene encoding aquaporin TIP1-3 has protein sequence MPISRIAIGSPAEIGQVDALKAGLAEFISMLIFVFAGEGSGMAFNKLTDDGSTTPAGLVAASLAHAFALFVAVSVGANISGGHVNPAVTFGAFVGGHITLSRSVLYWVAQLLGSVVACLLLKFSTGGMETSAFSLSSDVTVWNALVFEIVMTFGLVYTVYATAVDPKKGNIGIVAPIAIGFIVGANILAGGAFDGASMNPAVSFGPAVVSWSWDSHWVYWLGPFVGAGIAAVVYDTFFINQSTHEQLPSADF, from the exons ATGCCGATTTCTAGGATCGCCATTGGATCTCCGGCCGAAATTGGCCAAGTCGATGCTCTCAAGGCTGGTCTGGCTGAGTTCATTTCAATGCTCATCTTTGTTTTCGCTGGAGAAGGCTCTGGCATGGCATTCA ATAAGCTCACGGATGATGGCTCGACGACTCCAGCAGGCCTCGTGGCGGCGTCCCTTGCTCATGCTTTTGCACTTTTTGTCGCTGTTTCAGTGGGCGCAAACATTTCCGGTGGACACGTCAACCCGGCGGTCACATTCGGAGCCTTTGTTGGCGGGCACATCACGCTCTCTCGGAGTGTCTTGTATTGGGTCGCTCAGTTGCTTGGCTCGGTAGTGGCCTGCTTGCTTCTTAAGTTCTCAACCGGGGGAATG GAAACATCAGCATTTTCGCTTTCATCCGATGTCACTGTGTGGAATGCCCTGGTCTTTGAAATAGTGATGACATTCGGCCTCGTCTACACAGTCTATGCAACTGCCGTTGACCCGAAGAAGGGGAATATAGGGATCGTTGCGCCAATCGCGATTGGGTTCATTGTGGGTGCCAACATCTTAGCAGGTGGAGCCTTCGATGGAGCATCCATGAACCCGGCAGTCTCATTCGGGCCTGCTGTCGTGAGCTGGTCTTGGGACAGCCACTGGGTGTACTGGCTCGGCCCCTTCGTCGGCGCCGGTATTGCCGCAGTTGTCTATGACACCTTCTTCATCAACCAAAGCACACATGAGCAGCTCCCATCAGCAGATTTTTAA